actgtagcctaccaggctcctctgttcatgggatttcccagtcagtaatactggcgtgggttgccatttccatctccagtagatcttcctaatccagggatcaaacccattgtattgaggaggattctttaccactaagccaccagggaagcactgtaTACATacgtgaaaagtgaagttgctcagtcgggtctgactctttgcaacaccatggactgtaacctaccaggctcctccatccatgggattttccaggtaagtgtactggagtgggctgccattcccttctgcagggggtctttctgacctagggaccgaacccaggtctcccgtgttgcaggcagaggctttaccgtctgagtcaacagggaagctccatatacatattacatatgtacatatgtataatcGTTAGTTATGTGGTTTTAAAATTGATATGAGTGAATTTAAGATACTTATATATTTTTGTGATTGGTTATATATATTCGTAAttgtatatgtctatatatatgtaatttgtgATCGGtgttacatatatgtatgtatatgtaagcTTTTTTCTTGCTCAACCTTAAAAGTTTGAGATTAACTATCTTGATTGTTATGGATTTGATTCACACGTTAGATCTACATAGACATTGTAGTTACTTTTGAGTATTCTTTATTATGGATAATGATGCAGGTCACATATTTTTATTCCTCATGTTACCCATACACAATAATGTGTCTAGTCTATGTACTTGGATAATACTTGAAAATTATTAGGTCATAGTGTATAAATACTTTTACATCTAATAGATACATCATAGATATTTCATAATGATTCTATCAGTTTATATATTGAGAAAATTTGGGGATTATTTATTTACTAACACCTGTAGCCCTGGTAaaggtaaactctgagagttggtgatggacagggaggcctggtgtgctgcagtccatggggtcacaaaaagttggacaagactgagtgactgaactgaactgaactgaactgtatccctgtggctcagaagtaaagaatccaccaaccaatgcaggagacttgggttcagtccctgggttggaaatatcccctggagaaggaaaatggcaatgcactccagtatttttgcctggaaaatcccatgggcagaagagactgggagactacagtctgtgggatcacaataaagtcagatatgactttgcTACTAAACAGTAACACCTCTAACAGCTTTTCATGATGTCATGTAAGTTAAACTTTGCTAGCTGAAAGGAGGCTATGGTATATGATTGTAGTTTTATTATGAACACTAAAAATGAATTTACAGTACCAAGATATTGGATATCTGCATGCAAATTTATGAAGCTCTTAATAATTAGTTTTGTTGCAGCTACACAGTGAGAAACCCTGTAGTTGTTCTTTCCTCGTTCTTAACttttcacattcagaaaactaagattatggcatctggtcccatcacttcatgggaaatagatggcaaaacagtggaaacagagtcagactttacttttttgggctccaaaatcactgcagatggtgactgcagccatgaaattaaaagacacttactccttggaaggaaagttatgaccaacctagatagcatattcaaaagcagagacattactttgccaacaaaggtccatctagtcaaggctatggttttccagtggtcatgtatggatgtgagagttggactgtgaagaaagctgagagccaaagaattgatgcttttgaactatggtgttggagaagactcttgagagtcccttggactgcaaggagatccaatgagtccgttctaaaggagatcagcactgggtgttcattggaaggactgatgccgaagctgaaactccaatactttggccacctcatgtgaagggttgactcattggaaaaggccctgatgcttggagggattgggagcaggaggagaaggggacgacagaggatgagatggctcgatggcatcactgactcgacggacatgaattttagtaaactccgggagttggtgatggacagggaggcctggcacactgtgattcatggggtcgcaaagagtcggacacaactgagtgactgaactgactgaactgaacttcacagGTATTCTCAGGCCTTGCTTCGTGACTATGTcctgtgtttcctgtctcccctaaCCACCAACAAGGTTTTGCTCTAATGGTTTGTATATGAATGTTTTGGAACCACTTGAGCACTCAAGTAAGCATAATTTGGAATTACAGGTGACAATGTCCCACTGGGTAAGCTTTGACTAATAAAAATGAGAGCTTGCAGACAAATTCCTTTTTCTATCTTACTTCCTTGAAAACTAATGCTTGGTTGATGTGCTTGCCTATTTGcttcaacacattttttttttttaagtatattcttTATTAGGTTTCATTATTcctaaaagctttattttttgtgATATAAATTTGGTTAGATGCAAGATATCAATGAGCTCAGAAAGGTTGATAACTTAATAGGTAAAATGctgcaaaaaagaataaaacttttaGTAATCAAACAAAATGTCAACATGTCTGTGGCAAGGAAGATGATTTGACTCTTAACAACTATCCAAGAATCGATTCCAACATAAATCCACCTTAACTATCaggattttactttcttgttaaaaaattataaaaatatttttctaacatatattttattttagattgtatttattttcaaattattgtgTGTTACTTAGTATGTTTTCTTTGAACAATTAATGGCTTTTAAAATAGGGAAAATTGGGTAGTTGAAGTTGGAATGAAAATGATTAAGCTTTCTCTATTGATATTAATGGAATTTTAACAATTTACTACCTATTCACTTGGCAggatttatttcttaaatgaagATAGCTGTAGTTTTAAGTTTGCATTAATCTGAATGACTGACATGTGTTATCCAGGAATCTCTTTAATGCATCCTTCACGTCCTTGTTCCTCAGGCTGTAAATGAGGAGGTTCAGCATTGGGATCACCAGGGTATAGAAGACCGAGGCCATCTTATCAGTATCTAATGAGTGGTTGGTCCTTGGCTGCAAATACATGAAGAGAAGCGTCCCATAGAACACAGTGACAGCCATCATGTGAGAAGCACAGGTGGAAAACGCTTTTTGTCGCCCTTCTGAAGAACGTACCCTCAAAATGGCAAGGATGATGTTGAAGTACGATGTTAGAACAATAatcatagagaaaaacaaattggtCCCTGAAAAGGTAAACACTGCTGTTTCTGGAATGTAGGTATCAGAACAGGACAATGCTAACAAAGGGAcattatcacaataaaaatggTTGATCACATTGGATGAACAGTATGACACAGAAAACACACAGGAAGAGACCGTCAGTGCTGTGGTCAGACTGTAGATGTAAATAAGGGCCGCCAGGAGAAGGCAGATCCGTGGAGAAACCACCACCCGGTAGAGCAGGGGGCTGCAAAtagccacatagcggtcataggctaTGGCAGCCAGCATGAAAATCTCAGCCACAATAAAAACTAAGAATCCACCTAGTTGAACTGCACATCCATAATAAGATATGGTTTTCTTTGTAACCAAGAAGTTAACCAACATTTTGGGGGCAATGACAGAAGAAAAGCCCAAACTGATGATAGCCAAGTGcttgaggaaaaagtacatgggggtCTGAAGCTGAGAGTCCACGCTGGTGAGGATGACGATTCCCAGGTTCCCTGTTATGACCTGTCCATAGATGACCAGGAACACACAGAAAAGAGGAATCTGGAGTTCTGCAAGATCTGAGATTCCCGTTAGAATGAATTCAGTCACTTGAGTGCGATTCCCTGGAGCCATGTATTTTGCTGATTTCAGCTTGGTGGGGAAAATGGAACGTGATTAATAGACTGTAAAGTGGTCTCTATTTTTATTGCATGCCATATTGTTAAGTATTTCACTTAAAATCAGTTCATTTCTGTTGACAAACACTTAAAAGTttcagaactttcttttttttaattttatttcatttttaaactttacaatattgtattagttttgccaaacatcgaaatgaatccgccacaggtatacccgtgctcgccatcctgaaccctcctccctcctccctccccataccctccctctgggtcgtcccagtggaccagccccaagcatccagtatcgtgcatcgaacctggactggcaactcgtttcatacatgatattttacatgtttcaatgccattctcccaaatcttcccaccctctccctctcccagagtccataagactgaagtatacatcagtgtctattttgctgtcttgtacacagggttattgttaccatctttctaaattccatatatatgtgttagtatactgtattggtgtttttctttctggcttacttcactctgtataataggctccagtttcatccacctcattagaactgattcaaatgtattctttttaatggctgagtaacactccattgtgtatatgtaccacagctttcttatccattcatctgctgatgggcatctaggttgcttccttgtcctggctattattaacagtgctgcgatgaacattggggtacacgtgtctctttcccttctggtttcctcagtgtgtatgcccagcagtgggattgctggatcataaggcagttctatttccagttttttaaggaatctccacactgttctccatattggctgtactagtttgcattcccaccaacagtgtaaaagggttcccttttctccacaccctctccagcatttattgcttgtagacttttggatcgcagccattctgactggtgtgaaatggtacctcatagtggttttgatttgcatttctctgataatgagtgatgttgagcatcttttcatgtgtttgttagccatctgtatgtcttctttggagaaatgtctatttagttcttttgcccattttttgattgggtcatttatttttctggagttgagctgtaggagttgcttgtatattcttgagattagttgtttgtcggttgcttcatttgctattattttctcccattctgaaggctgccttttcaccttgctaatagtttcctttgttgtgcagaagcttttaaggttaattaggtcccatttgtttattttttcttttatttccaatattctgggaggtgggtcatagaggatcctgctgtgatgtatgccggagagtgttttgcctatgttctcctctaggagttttatagcttctggtcttacatttagttctttaatccattttgagtttatttttgtgtatggtgttagaaagtgttctagtttcattcttttacaagtggttgaacagttttcccagcaccacttgttacagagatggtcttttctccattgtatattcttgcctcctttgtcaaagataaggtgtccatatgtgcatggatttatctctgggctttctattttgttccattggtcaatatttctgtctttgtgccagtaccatactgtcttgataactgtggctttgtaatagagcctgaagtcaggtaggttgattcctccagttcccttcttctttctcaagatagctttggctatttgaggttttttgtatttcttaattgtcttttctcttcatcttttcatcaaattcagaaaaacaaactCTCCAGAGTTCTATTTCAGGATCTTAGAACTGTTTGACCAAGCAATTGATGTATGTACTATAGGATATGGTTTTTATTGGATAAACATACATAAATTGTATGATgagatgtatttatatttatatgcatatgtaaattatattaatGTATCATGCAAATATgcttcatgtatatgtatgttgaagaaggaaatggcaccccagtaACCTCACCTTTGgaatccgtggacagaggagcctggcagtttacagtccatagtgtcacaaagagtcagacatgactgaagtgacttagcacacataaaaATATACGGCATCTATATATGTGTAGGTgtttatttatatacacatatatgcttcTCTATGTGCTTGTGTTTCTTGAGATAAAAGAGAGGTACCTATAAGAAGTTGATGAGCTCGAGTGACAtctacttatttttctctttgctgcTACGGGTCTTCTTGCCCTTCATACATTGTCTTCATACTGGTTATTTTAGTATTTCTGTGGAAAACTTATTCAATAGCCTGTTTTTTCCTTAACAATAATTACAATACTCCTCGGATTTAGCTGCCCACAAGTAAATTTACACTTTGCTACTGTTCATTCTTAGTATCATTCAGACATTCTGAATCAGCTTTTTGAAaatcatctttcctttcttttgtaaaataaattgcTCTTATCTAATCTCTTTTAGCAgctcaaactttttattttgttctggcaaccctttctttcttttcctattcAAAGAAAAGCTGTATGTTTTGCCTTTAAATAActtaaattccatttttatttttttaaatacataatgcATAATTTTGATTTGTTAAAGGTTGATCAGTTTGTTTGCTTCTATACAGAAATCATAGAGTCTAACATTATTTAATAGTACTGTAGTCCATGCCCAGCACACACAGAGGCACTTTGGATAATGATTTCTTTGTTCTTCAGGAGTGTCCCAGAATGTGtgtataattaattatttatatgtCTGATGAGATAATTTAGGCTCAGTGAGATTCAGTTACTCAAAGAGCCtcttatgtgtgcatgtgtgtgtgcgtgcgtgtgtgcatgtgtgttcagttactcagccgtgtccagatcttcgtgactctatggactgcaacccaccaggcttctctgtcaatgggacttccctggtgtgaacactggagtaggttgccatttcctcctccaggggatcttcccaacccaggaaacagAACCTGTgtatcctgagtctcctgcactgcaggcagagtctttaccagtgagccaccagggaagaccaagagcCTTTATAGGATATTTATCAGTAGTATGTTTCTATGATGTTTTGGgggtgcttttttgtttgtttagttggtGGTTAGTAGTTAGTACACTTActaatgaaaaagtaaaagtcactcagtcatgaccaactctttgcaatcccatagatggtagcctgtCAAGATCATCTCTCCaagtaattctccaggcaagaatactggagtgagtagacttttccttctccacttggGAAGTGCCTAAGGATATCTATTCCATACAccctaaacccaggtctccctcattgcaggtggattctttaccatctgagctagcaGAGAAGCACTTTACTAATAGCCATgtgatttttccaaatatttatagTCTTGTGTGgtatggattaaatgagatagtgtacatatatatgttatttagCACAGAGCCTTgtgacaatgaaaacaaaataatttgtaCCAGAAGTTACTGATATTAACATGttttgaatgattttttaaatgtgctttcTTATTTCAGTTCCAGTAACTCATTCTATCTTACTGAGAGTTTTCATATTTGAGATAGAAATAGCAAGTGAATTATAATTTTGCATATACAAAACACTTGGACGCATGGTATCTAACTAAATatttagcaacaacaaaaacccagtgtACTCTCCCTCAACCTGATTCTCTCTTAAATCTGtggtgtttttattgttgttgattgTTTCTCTTATTAATATCTATCCTGCATctgctgtgttggcaggcagattcattaccactgcaccacttgggaagtgcCTAAGGATATCTATTCCATACATCAACTCTATGTTTGATGAGCTGATCCAATGGCATTGCAACAACTGTCCCTTATTTATTGCCTTCTAACACTGTATCTAAAATAGATGCATAAGTAAGCTCTTGATGGAAAACATAGTGGCAACCCTCACTCTAATTAAAGTATTTGTTTGCTACACATATAGCAACTCAGTGTATGTTTCACTCAGAGATAACATATATAATAAGTCTATTCTtaatttatcaagaaaaaaagcaTTAACAACAATTATTGTCTACTCTGAATGTGTGTAATCAGCTTTTTAAAAGGAGAGCATTTTTATGTAGGAGAGAACTGTATAAGGAGAGAATCTTATATTTCAAAAACACTTAAGTTTCTCATCTAATGTAATGTGTCCCCTAAAATATCCATCGATTTCACCAGTTCCATGGCAGAAAACATTCCCCTATAGTTCAAAGTAAAATATACTTCAAGGATTATTCATTATTCTGTACAAATGCTCAGAGTTTAATATATCAATAggagttagttgttcagtcatgtccaactctctgatcccagggactgtagaccgccaggcttctctgtccatggagttctccagacaagaatattggaggaggttgccatttccttctccataatctATCAATagggttttaaaaatcattgtatttgTATGTATCGTCAGCACTTCTACTTAGCAATCAGTGGGCAGAGACGTGAGTGACTTGGCAAGAGAATGGACCAGATAGCATCAGTTCTGAGTTTAATTTGAACTGATAAAGTTTCCAGTATCCTTGCTCTCCTCTtctgaaatttgaaataaataaggTATTTGGTTTTACTTACCTGAGCAGAGTGATCTGCCCAGATCTGCTCCAGAGGCCTTTGCATGAAGTGTGCTAACTGGTTTATACAAGTGCTTGAAGTCTCTGAAGAACTTTACACTGAAATGTGTGTCATGACCCTAGTCCCTAAACAGGAGAGTCAAAATTCCCAGTACAGATCAGGTCCCCCAGGGACgtaaagaaaactgaatgtttATTAGTCAAGCCTCTATGCAAAAATGTCACGCAAGGTGCAAATCTCTAGAGAGCCAGGAAGTATTCTTGAAAACCATTGATTAACTATTGCATCCATTGATTCCACccttttttgttttgaattttaccCCTACAGGGTTTGGAAGTGTTGACTCTAGCTCTTGAATGGAGAAAAGCACAGGACTCTGGCTCCAATGTTGAATTTTAACATACATATTGGAAACAGAACCAAATGTAAAGCCTTCATTCTTGTGTCAAGATAAACCCTGGTGTATTTACCACAAGAACCAGACGATATacaacataaaagcaaaaatcttgCTATGTGTGCTTGCTTACTTCCATTTTTACAATTATGAATGTAAAAAGGCACTTCAAGCACCTCTTAGCAAAGCTAGTATGTAGTTGTATACTTTCCACAATAACATTTCAATATTGAAAGAGCTACATTTATTCATATCTGTgggttttaaaatatgaaaacatgataaagaatgtaacaaaaaataaactgtgAAATAAACCACTTTAGTTAACATGGTATTTTAACATGATTAATTTAGCCAACAACTGAATGTAATAACTTGTAATGTAAtcccattttagggaaaaaattttAGCTTAGACTCTGTATTTAAGGAGGTAGCCCTATTAAAAcgaaatcaggtggccaaagtattggagcttcagcttcagaatcagtccttccaatgaatattcagggatgctttcctttaggattgactggtttaaactccttgctgtccaagggactctcaagagtcttctacaacttACTTAAATGCATATAAACATTTAATTCTCACACAGTAAACTGCTAGGTTTCAGTGTCACAGCTCATGTTAATACCTTCCTTTTCACGTGACTCTTGTGCTTGGAGAAAAAGTGTTGATTCCAATAATAGGCCAATGTTTTAAAGTGTCCTAACATTTCAGAGATACTTATTGTGGGGTTAATAGAGGAATTTTGTGATATTGTTTTTGTCAAATTATCATCTATTCGTCTTTCACTGCTTTCTTTATTTAAGCTTGTTTATTGCTGTTTCTATGCTTTATTTCAGGAAGTATTTTGGAGAATATTCTGGCTTATTAATGAGAATTTTCTTCTGCCTGATGTATAATTtccattcaatttttaaattactttataaaGAGAAGTAATagtttcacagcaaaattaagagGGAGGTACAGATATTTTACATGCATGCCCCTTATTAATATTCTTCATCAAAGTGGTGTTTTTTTACATTTGATAAGCCcacattgacacatcataatcactcaAAGTCCATTATTTACATTAGACTTCACTACTGGGGCTGTATGTCCTATGAGTTTCAAAAATACATATAacgacatgaatccaccataatATTCTTATATAGAATTATTTTCAATGCCCTAAAAGTCCTCTGTGCTCTGTCTCTTTATCCTCCTGCTCCtaaacctctggcaaccactgatcatTGTGTTCTCTGATTGTCATGTTTGtaggttttttcttctttagtaatAAcccaacaggtgtgaggtgatatgcaATTgcacttttgatttgcatttgataaaatttctgtactacccaaggcaataaaaaatataatgcaaTGCTTATCAAATAacattggtattttttttaaataggaaaaaaatcattctaaatTTATGTGATGCCAAAGAAGATTTCAAATATCCAAAGATATCTTGTGCAAAAGTACAAAGCTGGTGTCATCACGCATCTTTGTTTCAAAAatgtattacaaagctacagtactTGAACCATACACTATTGGTATAAAAACAGACATGTAGGCCAATGGAGCAGAATAAGGAGCCCACAAATCAACTCACATATATTTAGTCAATTGATCTTCAACAAGGGTGTTGACAAAAGACAGTAGGAAAAGGATAATCACTTCAACAAGCTGTGCTGgcaaaactggatatccacatgcaaaataacaaaattcaacCCTCCTGTTAAACCATGAACAAAAGTaaacttaaagacttaaacataatacatgacactataaaactctcagaagaaatataaaggaaaagcCTCATGACATTAGATTAGTGATAATCTAATAGATATTACATCACAAGCATAGGCACAAAAGAAAACTTAGATAAGTGTGAATACATCACACTAAAAGTATATTCAGCAAAGAAAACAATCCACAGAGTAAAGAGGCCTCCTACGGTGTGGGAGAAAATGTTCAAACCACTTGAACAGaatcttctccaaagaagacacaaaaatgGACAACAGGTTAGTATGAAAAAGTACATAAAACCACTAgttattagggaaatacaaatataAAGCATTATTATAAATCAGAGGCTGAATgactttatttattcaacaaatattattagGTCATgaattatttcaatatattttcttttttattgagtgAATCATCATGTTGCTATTTTGAACCAGATCATAATTGGAGTGTATTCCCCTTGGAGACTCTCCTGTGGTTTGATCAGCAGTTGAGTAAGTAGATATAAGCAGTTTGAGTTAATTACATTCAGAGTATATCAAAACCTGCTTTTGCCAATCCACAGGTAAGAGACAGTTTCAGGCATTTGCTGAGTACTTTAGGAGTTTGGACCTAACAATATCAGATATGTTGCGTAATCCTTTCATCAATAGCTGTTGTCTCTCATATAGATGAATATATGcatcaaataaaataaagtattaaattTTTGTTGGTTAATTATTGTTGTCATAGTTTGCTGCTGCCAAgtccaagtcgcttcagtcatgtctgactctgtgcaatcccatagatggcagcccatcaggctccaccgtccctgggatcctccaggcaagaacattggagtgggttgccatttccttctccaatgcatgaaagtgaaaagtgaaagtgaagtcgctcagtcgtgttcgactcttagcgaccccgt
This sequence is a window from Bubalus kerabau isolate K-KA32 ecotype Philippines breed swamp buffalo chromosome 15, PCC_UOA_SB_1v2, whole genome shotgun sequence. Protein-coding genes within it:
- the LOC129627909 gene encoding olfactory receptor 8J2-like, whose amino-acid sequence is MENRNRTQVTEFILTGISDLAELQIPLFCVFLVIYGQVITGNLGIVILTSVDSQLQTPMYFFLKHLAIISLGFSSVIAPKMLVNFLVTKKTISYYGCAVQLGGFLVFIVAEIFMLAAIAYDRYVAICSPLLYRVVVSPRICLLLAALIYIYSLTTALTVSSCVFSVSYCSSNVINHFYCDNVPLLALSCSDTYIPETAVFTFSGTNLFFSMIIVLTSYFNIILAILRVRSSEGRQKAFSTCASHMMAVTVFYGTLLFMYLQPRTNHSLDTDKMASVFYTLVIPMLNLLIYSLRNKDVKDALKRFLDNTCQSFRLMQT